The Spirochaetota bacterium genome has a segment encoding these proteins:
- a CDS encoding NHL repeat-containing protein produces MMGPFKKILALSLVFLLMGCLANLGDRDNVFDPNGILTMYEKGYPWTEYNYDDLDRMKLVVRFRTLAKFYYVLMPDGSAAPTKAAVKSGSVPGMITSGSIVIAQDAVTNETNVIVTGVYSNSSYSLYCVSSFKDTYDSGPLLIRVNQRYLGWFGYNGVITNWRPAPAVAGGSLGANDGMFNGPRAVEADWNGYIYVSDYGNHRIQKFSTNFAFIGWWGKGGVSGWHTTGVASTGAGALDNEFNQPVQLAIDRGNRVMYVADYANNRIQKYNLDNNLLIGWWGKDNLGDVGWHNPASGRTGASGGSDGMFNGPHGVAVDANGYVYVADYNNHRVQVFRSSGASVTFVTKIGLTGSAQSFTGFFNGPRGIASDGSYIYVSESGNQRIQKLNTRDWQYEWLWGGSGSGIGLLNTPMMLTFDRLNHLYVPDWGNHRIQKFSVTGKLMWVGGKIPAASGNTDGAFNNPGGVAADENGAIYIADSVNHRIQKYW; encoded by the coding sequence ATGATGGGTCCGTTCAAAAAAATACTCGCCCTTTCTCTCGTCTTCCTCCTGATGGGGTGTCTTGCCAATCTCGGCGATCGCGATAATGTGTTCGATCCCAACGGCATCCTTACTATGTATGAAAAGGGATACCCGTGGACCGAGTACAATTATGATGATCTTGACAGGATGAAATTGGTGGTGCGCTTCCGCACGCTTGCAAAGTTCTATTACGTACTCATGCCCGACGGTTCTGCAGCGCCGACAAAAGCGGCCGTGAAGAGCGGGAGCGTGCCCGGGATGATAACGAGCGGGTCGATAGTGATAGCGCAGGACGCGGTCACCAATGAGACGAATGTCATCGTCACCGGGGTGTATTCGAATTCATCGTACAGTTTATATTGCGTATCAAGCTTTAAGGATACCTACGACAGCGGTCCGCTCCTTATTCGCGTCAATCAGCGCTACCTCGGCTGGTTCGGGTATAACGGTGTAATTACGAACTGGCGGCCCGCCCCTGCAGTGGCAGGCGGATCGCTCGGAGCTAACGACGGAATGTTCAATGGGCCGAGAGCAGTGGAAGCGGACTGGAACGGGTATATCTACGTATCGGATTACGGCAATCATCGCATACAGAAATTCTCGACGAATTTCGCCTTTATCGGATGGTGGGGAAAAGGGGGAGTTTCCGGATGGCATACTACGGGAGTTGCCTCAACCGGGGCGGGAGCACTCGACAATGAATTCAATCAGCCCGTTCAGTTAGCCATCGATCGCGGTAACCGGGTCATGTATGTCGCCGATTACGCCAATAACCGTATCCAAAAATACAATCTCGATAATAATCTTCTCATAGGCTGGTGGGGTAAGGATAATCTTGGCGACGTCGGCTGGCACAATCCTGCCTCCGGAAGAACGGGCGCGTCAGGCGGCAGTGACGGCATGTTCAACGGTCCGCATGGCGTTGCCGTCGATGCCAACGGCTACGTCTATGTTGCCGATTACAATAATCACCGCGTACAGGTGTTCCGTTCAAGCGGGGCATCGGTCACGTTCGTGACGAAGATAGGGTTGACCGGGTCCGCGCAGTCGTTCACCGGATTCTTTAATGGGCCGCGCGGCATAGCATCGGACGGTTCTTACATCTATGTGAGCGAATCCGGGAATCAGCGTATTCAGAAGCTCAATACAAGGGACTGGCAGTATGAATGGTTATGGGGCGGCAGCGGCAGCGGCATCGGGCTTCTTAATACCCCGATGATGCTCACCTTTGACCGATTGAATCATTTATATGTACCCGACTGGGGCAATCATCGTATCCAGAAATTTTCGGTCACCGGCAAACTGATGTGGGTGGGAGGGAAGATCCCCGCTGCATCGGGAAATACCGACGGCGCCTTTAATAACCCGGGCGGTGTTGCCGCAGACGAGAACGGGGCGATCTACATCGCGGATTCTGTGAATCATCGGATACAGAAATACTGGTGA
- a CDS encoding RluA family pseudouridine synthase codes for MKKREPKITSVEKECIVGLEGIGERLDRYLGSRFTYHSRTEWQRIIEQGIVRVNGVLIQGKARLKKGDRIVYQIHGLVEPEVNDDVRVLYDDGDLIICDKSGDLPVIPSGKYYQNTLYAVMTKRFGTIRLINRTDRETSGIVLLSRTDACAAAIHTIIGTSAMKKLYIAVVSGTPPRSFTVRGNIGHVPHADYRQMQGFAAFGKFSHTDFFRVSSANGYAMLFCRIFTGRTHQIRVHLREKGFHIVGDKIYGKEGPSIFQEFLKSGNDISSVHSGGMFRQALHAYKVSFTHPLTGRRVSVKAPLPKDIEDFARDQGLMR; via the coding sequence ATGAAAAAACGAGAACCGAAAATCACATCGGTGGAGAAGGAATGCATCGTCGGCCTTGAAGGCATCGGCGAACGGCTCGACCGCTATCTCGGGAGCCGATTCACCTATCATTCGCGGACGGAATGGCAGCGCATCATCGAGCAGGGTATCGTGCGCGTCAACGGCGTCCTGATACAGGGAAAGGCGCGCCTCAAGAAGGGCGACCGCATCGTATATCAGATCCACGGCCTCGTCGAACCGGAAGTGAACGATGATGTTCGCGTGCTCTACGACGACGGCGACCTTATCATCTGTGATAAGAGCGGCGATCTGCCGGTCATTCCGTCGGGGAAATATTATCAGAACACGCTGTATGCCGTCATGACAAAGCGCTTCGGCACGATACGCCTTATCAACCGCACCGACCGTGAGACGAGCGGCATTGTTCTCCTTTCGCGCACGGACGCCTGTGCCGCCGCGATACACACGATAATCGGCACGAGCGCCATGAAGAAGCTCTATATCGCCGTCGTAAGCGGCACGCCGCCCAGGTCGTTCACCGTACGCGGGAATATCGGCCATGTACCGCATGCGGATTACCGCCAGATGCAGGGCTTCGCCGCGTTCGGGAAATTCTCGCACACCGACTTTTTCCGCGTGAGCAGCGCGAACGGATACGCCATGCTCTTCTGCCGCATCTTCACCGGGCGCACGCATCAGATACGCGTGCATCTGAGGGAGAAGGGCTTTCACATCGTCGGCGATAAAATTTACGGCAAGGAAGGCCCTTCGATATTCCAGGAATTCTTAAAGTCGGGCAATGACATCTCATCCGTGCATTCGGGCGGCATGTTCCGCCAGGCGCTGCATGCGTATAAAGTGAGCTTCACACATCCATTGACGGGCAGGCGCGTGAGCGTAAAGGCGCCGCTGCCGAAAGACATTGAAGATTTCGCCCGCGATCAGGGGCTCATGCGCTGA
- a CDS encoding AraC family transcriptional regulator, with protein MRLCSFFTNQLPAGTKSDDHAHPFWEFVYVRGAGGYIDAEGKRTPYAVETILIHPPGQMHISYSESHALHYCLGVDGRELKGLPFCTLPASGRLSNAFLSLAGELTDRAPYHRMVIDALAAQIVWSVLGIVRTMTAPEMSARTIESVKEYLDQKYHEHGITLDTLSERLLISKDSIRHLFKRKYGVSPIRYLIGKKIDNAKALLSGTDKRIHEIAAETGFESEYYFSRVFKNATGSTPTAFRAASHRT; from the coding sequence ATGCGCCTTTGCTCATTCTTCACCAATCAGCTTCCCGCAGGTACGAAGTCAGACGATCATGCCCATCCCTTCTGGGAATTCGTGTACGTACGCGGGGCAGGCGGCTATATCGATGCGGAGGGAAAGCGTACGCCGTATGCGGTTGAGACCATTCTTATTCATCCGCCGGGGCAGATGCACATCTCCTATTCCGAGTCCCATGCCCTGCATTATTGCCTCGGCGTCGATGGCAGGGAATTGAAGGGCCTCCCCTTCTGTACACTTCCCGCAAGCGGACGGCTCTCGAACGCATTTCTCTCACTCGCCGGTGAATTGACCGACCGCGCTCCGTATCATCGCATGGTCATCGATGCGCTCGCCGCGCAGATAGTATGGTCGGTGCTCGGCATTGTCCGTACCATGACCGCTCCGGAAATGAGCGCCCGCACCATCGAGTCGGTAAAAGAATATCTTGATCAGAAATACCATGAGCACGGCATTACACTCGATACGCTTTCCGAGCGCCTTCTTATATCGAAGGATTCGATACGCCATCTCTTCAAACGCAAATACGGCGTTTCGCCGATACGCTACCTTATCGGTAAAAAGATCGACAACGCCAAGGCGCTTCTCAGCGGCACCGATAAACGGATTCATGAGATAGCCGCGGAAACCGGTTTTGAGAGCGAATACTATTTTTCACGCGTGTTCAAGAACGCCACCGGCAGCACACCGACGGCGTTCCGCGCCGCATCGCATCGCACCTGA